The Gasterosteus aculeatus chromosome 17, fGasAcu3.hap1.1, whole genome shotgun sequence genome includes a window with the following:
- the dram2b gene encoding DNA damage-regulated autophagy modulator protein 2b, with translation MWWFQQGLCFLPAALVVWTAASFIFAYITAVVLRHVDPLVPYISDTGTTAPERCVFGIMLDVSAFLGMATVYVRYKQVEALTGEVDLRLNKLNRLGLLLGLVSSFGMAVVANFQKTTLFSMHLVGAVLTFGVGALYILVQTLLSLRMQPHVHSRTIYLVRLGVGLWTLGSIISMFVSSVIMYSSLTGVDVPRKLHWIPGETGYTAHMISTVSEWFLAFSFISFFLTYIRDFQKINLRAEADLQSSHLYDSWPHAAPPPSHKSDGGESSPLLSGET, from the exons ATGTGGTGGTTCCAGCAGGGTCTGTGCTTCCTGCCCGCGGCGCTGGTCGTCTGGACCGCGGCGTCCTTTATCTTCGCTTACATCACAGCGGTGGTGCTGAGACACGTGGATCCCCTGGTGCCCTACATCAG cGACACGGGAACGACGGCCCCAGAGAGATGCGTGTTCGGCATCATGCTAGATGTGTCCGCCTTTTTAG gtaTGGCCACGGTGTACGTGCGCTACAAACAGGTGGAGGCTCTGACCGGTGAAGTTGACCTCCGGCTGAACAAGTTGAACCGCTTAGGGCTGCTGCTCGGTCTGGTCAGCTCCTTCGGAATGGCCGTGGTCGCCAACTTCCAG AAGACCACGCTGTTCTCCATGCACCTGGTGGGGGCGGTGCTGACCTTCGGGGTGGGGGCTCTCTACATCCTGGTCCAGACGCTGCTCTCGCTCCGCATGCAGCCTCACGTCCACAGCAGGACCATCTACCTGGTCCGGCTCGGCGTGGGTCTCTGGACCCTCGGCAGCATCATCAGCA TGTTCGTGTCCTCCGTCATCATGTACAGCAGTCTGACCGGAGTGGACGTCCCTCGCAAGCTGCACTGGATCCCCGGAGAGACG GGTTACACGGCTCACATGATCAGCACCGTGTCCGAATGGTTTCTGGCCTTCTCCTTCATCAGCTTCTTCCTCACCTACATCAGAGACTTTCAG AAAATAAACCTGCGAGCCGAAGCAGATCTGCAGAGCAGCCACCTGTACGACAGCTGGCCGCACGCCGCGCCGCCGCCGTCTCACAAGAGCGACGGCGGCGAGtcgtctcctcttctctccggaGAGACGTGA
- the c17h6orf89 gene encoding bombesin receptor-activated protein C6orf89 homolog: MGTTTSEPCIYDKLSESIDILRQSGYRYGMSEREIERFIKQVLETNEPRREPAQFPILRATIKFVMAVGFLLVVVLAFTYPQSGPQLGLVHLGCYNWSSPLSHVRLLSLPIAKKYNLQGFHEWWSAGSLRQNLVNCSGCAEISSVLEVPQSLRGKVTLRRGPQLVLLKGGDTLSLQRQQLEELYLAHSGSMSILLEDDGLPYHNAGLPQGPANFTLLWRFSSGTREKVLRWLFPKAELCPLLDSAGTIVQRCLVTHSTNSQSKGVDVFGWLVVGEGLPTVRVLPVQRCQKHCSSFNLWLTPGDMVYADTRYWQMELFPGRGQNIICDGSAF, encoded by the exons ATGGGAACGACGACGAGCGAGCCATGCATCTACGACAAACTGTCCGAGAGCATCGACATCCTCCGCCAGTCGGGCTACCGCTACGGCATGTCGGAGAGGGAGATCGAGAGGTTCATCAAGCAGGTTCTGGAGACCAATGAGCCCAGAAGAGAGCCGGCTCAGTTCCCCATCCTGAGAGCCACCATAAAG TTTGTGATGGCGGTGGGCttcctgctggtggtggtgctggcCTTCACGTACCCGCAGAGCGGCCCCCAGCTGGGTCTGGTCCACCTGGGCTGTTACAACTGGTCGTCCCCGCTCAGCCACGTCCGCCTGTTGTCTCTGCCCATCGCCAAGAAGTACAACCTGCAAG GTTTCCACGAGTGGTGGAGTGCCGGCTCCCTCAGGCAGAATCTGGTCAACTGTTCAGGATGTGCAGAGATCTCCTCAGTGCTGGAGGTCCCGCAGAGCCTCAGGGGGAAGGTGACTCTGCGACGGGGACCGCAGCTCGTCCTGctaaag GGTGGGGACACGCTCAGtctgcagcggcagcagctggaggagctttACTTGGCCCATTCAGGCTCCATGTCCATTCTGCTGGAGGACGACGGACTGCCGTACCACAACGCGGGCCTCCCCCAAGGACCCGCCAACTTCACTTTGCTCTG GAGGTTCAGCTCTGGGACCAGAGAGAAGGTGCTCAGGTGGCTCTTCCCAAAGGCGGAGctctgccccctgctggacagcGCTGGCACCATCGTGCAGCGCTGCCTGGTCACCCACAGCACCAACTCCCAGAGTAAA GGTGTCGATGTGTTCGGATGGCTCGTGGTGGGCGAGGGGCTTCCAACGGTCCGAGTTCTGCCCGTGCAGCGCTGCCAGAAACACTGCAGCTCCTTCAACCTGTGGCTGACCCCCGGCGACATGG TCTACGCGGACACGCGGTACTGGCAGATGGAGCTGTTCCCGGGCCGAGGCCAGAACATCATCTGTGACGGGTCGGCCTTTTGA